One Saccharopolyspora erythraea NRRL 2338 genomic region harbors:
- a CDS encoding helix-turn-helix transcriptional regulator, translated as MERVRVAVQAADPVTLAGLASCLKSRAELLVVPTQAEADVVVFAADSVTSEVLADLRQSAQRVSVPRVLVTNELNPANVLAAVESRVVAVLPRTAATGARLINSVLAAASGGGVMPPDLLGELLKQVDYLQREVLTPRGLNASGLTTREIDVLRLMADGLDTAEIAQKLCYSERTVKNVVYGVTSRLNLRNRPHAVAYAMRAGVI; from the coding sequence ATGGAGCGTGTGCGAGTAGCAGTGCAGGCTGCTGATCCTGTCACTTTGGCCGGCCTGGCGAGTTGCTTGAAGTCACGGGCGGAGTTGCTCGTGGTGCCGACCCAGGCGGAGGCGGATGTGGTCGTCTTTGCCGCGGACAGTGTCACGTCTGAGGTTTTGGCTGATTTGCGGCAGTCGGCGCAGCGGGTGTCGGTGCCGCGGGTGTTGGTGACCAACGAGTTGAACCCGGCCAACGTGCTCGCGGCGGTCGAGTCGCGGGTGGTGGCGGTGTTGCCGCGTACGGCCGCGACTGGGGCGAGGCTGATCAACAGTGTGCTGGCCGCGGCCAGCGGTGGCGGTGTGATGCCGCCGGATTTGCTGGGCGAGTTGCTCAAGCAGGTCGACTATCTGCAGCGTGAGGTGTTGACTCCGCGTGGTTTGAACGCTTCGGGTTTGACCACCCGGGAGATCGACGTGCTGCGGTTGATGGCCGATGGTCTGGACACCGCGGAGATCGCGCAGAAGTTGTGTTATTCGGAGCGGACGGTCAAGAACGTCGTCTATGGGGTGACCAGTCGGCTCAATCTGCGCAACCGGCCGCACGCGGTGGCCTACGCGATGCGAGCCGGAGTGATCTGA
- a CDS encoding TetR/AcrR family transcriptional regulator, translated as MAGKKQFDMDTALDAAMIQFWRDGYADTSLDDLSRATGLNRSSIYSSLGDKDTLFLRCLDLYAARYGEQYDAALSCAASEPVAALRAFFDVTLGRIADPEVPDGCLIAQSAMTIPVLSPSVAAHAKRMLGLQRLRLRTALKAGRLTDQDAEAFAVHVAAVNQSLAIMSRAGASPAQLLAIVGVTVDALSNALRA; from the coding sequence GTGGCAGGCAAGAAGCAGTTCGACATGGACACGGCGCTCGACGCCGCGATGATCCAGTTCTGGCGCGACGGCTACGCCGACACCTCACTGGACGATTTGTCTCGGGCAACCGGTCTGAACCGCAGCTCCATCTACTCCTCCCTCGGTGACAAGGACACGCTCTTCCTGCGCTGCCTGGACCTCTACGCCGCGCGCTATGGCGAGCAGTACGACGCCGCCCTGTCGTGTGCGGCCTCGGAACCCGTTGCCGCTCTTCGTGCGTTCTTCGACGTCACCCTGGGGCGCATCGCCGATCCCGAAGTACCTGATGGATGCCTGATTGCCCAGTCGGCCATGACAATCCCAGTGCTGAGTCCGAGCGTCGCGGCCCACGCCAAGCGAATGCTCGGCTTACAGCGCCTGCGCCTGCGCACCGCGCTGAAGGCCGGCCGACTGACCGACCAGGACGCCGAAGCCTTCGCCGTACACGTGGCGGCAGTGAACCAGTCGCTCGCCATCATGAGCAGGGCCGGGGCGAGCCCGGCGCAGCTCCTGGCTATCGTGGGCGTGACCGTGGATGCGCTGTCGAATGCGTTGCGCGCGTAA
- a CDS encoding amino acid permease, whose protein sequence is MADGAGRGRPADGGAGGSDAAGPVGGGAADGAEAAVGGGAADVARTAGVARPDVARTADVAKADVARADDSGLRRSLKSRHLQMIALGGIIGASLFIGSGAVIETVGPAAVLSYALGGAIVVLVMRMLGEMATAAPALGSFMEYARASLGGWAGFTIGWLYWYFWVGVVAFEAVAGAKLLQPLLPSVPQWVFSLLLMVLLTGTNLVSVRSFGETEFWLASVKVVTIVVFLALGALFVLGLWPGADFSVGNIALDGFFATGGFSVVHGVVIVIFSYFGTEIVTIVSSESDEPERAVAKATKAVVWRVLLFYVGSVALLVMITPWGDIPSETSPFAAAFARFGIPAAGTVVNVVVFTAVLSVLNSGLYTASRMLFALRRHGFAPNWIQDVNARGVPWKAILLSTLVGYVAVAMSYVAPDTIFYFIINSAGAVALFVYAIIAMSQLRMRRRLERESPELLKLRMWLFPYLTWATLALIAAVVLTMGLIGETRSQLGLSLVSLAAILLVYVAFVRRRAAVS, encoded by the coding sequence ATGGCCGATGGTGCGGGGCGCGGGCGACCGGCGGATGGCGGGGCGGGCGGCTCCGATGCGGCCGGTCCGGTAGGTGGCGGGGCAGCCGACGGTGCGGAGGCGGCGGTCGGTGGTGGGGCCGCCGACGTCGCCCGGACCGCCGGCGTCGCCAGGCCCGACGTCGCCAGGACCGCCGACGTCGCCAAGGCCGACGTCGCCAGGGCCGACGACTCCGGGCTGCGGCGGAGTCTGAAGAGCCGGCATCTGCAGATGATCGCGCTGGGCGGGATCATCGGGGCGAGCCTGTTCATCGGCAGCGGGGCGGTCATCGAGACCGTCGGGCCCGCGGCGGTGCTCTCCTACGCGCTGGGCGGGGCGATCGTCGTCCTCGTCATGCGGATGCTGGGGGAGATGGCCACCGCCGCGCCGGCGCTGGGGTCGTTCATGGAGTACGCGCGAGCGTCGCTGGGCGGCTGGGCGGGCTTCACCATCGGCTGGCTGTACTGGTACTTCTGGGTCGGCGTGGTGGCGTTCGAGGCGGTCGCCGGCGCCAAGCTGCTCCAGCCGCTGCTGCCGTCGGTGCCGCAGTGGGTGTTCTCGCTGCTGCTGATGGTGCTGCTGACCGGTACGAACCTGGTGTCGGTGCGTTCGTTCGGCGAGACGGAGTTCTGGCTGGCCTCGGTCAAGGTCGTCACGATCGTGGTGTTCCTGGCGCTGGGCGCGCTGTTCGTGCTCGGGTTGTGGCCAGGCGCGGACTTCTCCGTCGGCAACATCGCCCTCGACGGGTTCTTCGCGACCGGTGGCTTCTCCGTGGTGCACGGCGTGGTGATCGTGATCTTCTCCTACTTCGGCACCGAGATCGTGACGATCGTCTCCTCCGAGTCCGACGAACCCGAGCGCGCCGTCGCCAAGGCCACCAAGGCGGTGGTGTGGCGGGTGCTGCTGTTCTACGTCGGGTCGGTGGCGCTGCTGGTCATGATCACGCCGTGGGGCGACATCCCGTCCGAGACCAGTCCCTTCGCCGCCGCCTTCGCCCGCTTCGGCATCCCCGCCGCCGGGACCGTGGTCAACGTCGTGGTGTTCACCGCCGTGCTGTCGGTGCTCAACTCCGGCCTCTACACGGCCTCGCGCATGCTGTTCGCCCTGCGCAGGCACGGCTTCGCCCCGAACTGGATCCAGGACGTCAACGCTCGCGGCGTGCCGTGGAAGGCGATCCTGCTGTCGACGCTCGTCGGCTACGTGGCGGTGGCCATGAGCTACGTCGCGCCGGACACGATCTTCTACTTCATCATCAACTCCGCCGGCGCGGTGGCGCTGTTCGTCTACGCCATCATCGCGATGTCGCAGCTGCGGATGCGCCGCCGCCTGGAGCGGGAGTCGCCGGAGTTGCTGAAGTTGCGGATGTGGCTGTTCCCATACCTCACCTGGGCGACGCTGGCGCTGATCGCCGCCGTGGTGCTGACGATGGGCCTCATCGGCGAGACCCGCTCCCAGCTCGGGCTGAGCCTGGTCAGCCTGGCCGCCATCCTGCTGGTCTACGTCGCGTTCGTGCGCCGTAGGGCCGCCGTCTCCTGA
- a CDS encoding cold shock domain-containing protein, with translation MKTGTVVRFDGIKGYGFIAPDAGGEDVFLHASILDEELKEVLRGGMRVEFEAVPGNQGTKAMTVNLLGAATRTPPPLEPEASAKAEAGAASRQHEERADDEMCDVLPTAEFAQKITDVLIEAAPSMTGGQILQARKQLVAFAQRHGWVEG, from the coding sequence GTGAAAACGGGTACGGTAGTCCGATTCGACGGGATCAAGGGTTACGGCTTTATCGCGCCGGACGCCGGTGGCGAAGACGTGTTCCTGCACGCGTCCATCCTCGACGAGGAGCTCAAGGAGGTCCTCCGGGGCGGCATGCGGGTGGAGTTCGAGGCGGTGCCCGGCAACCAGGGCACGAAGGCCATGACAGTGAACCTGCTCGGTGCGGCTACGCGGACGCCTCCGCCTTTGGAGCCGGAGGCGTCGGCGAAGGCGGAGGCGGGGGCCGCCTCGCGGCAGCACGAGGAACGTGCGGACGACGAGATGTGCGACGTTCTGCCGACCGCGGAGTTCGCGCAGAAAATCACTGATGTCCTGATCGAAGCCGCTCCCAGTATGACGGGTGGGCAGATCCTCCAGGCGCGCAAGCAGCTCGTGGCATTCGCCCAGCGCCATGGCTGGGTGGAAGGCTGA
- a CDS encoding helix-turn-helix transcriptional regulator yields MTILQNHTADHFHSSTRTASKGHKEQDTAIATFRVAIHASDKLIREGLAIWVQQEPRMSESDIADADVVAVAEDTPLSTLDTLRDLRSNASGRVLLISEYEWKRYMATAVRYGVRAVLWRGRFSRKAFLETIRTIGNGGGVLPPALQGALVEEFERIREHVLAPRDLTMHGLTSREVDVLHGVADGLSLEEIAQKLAYSERTIKNILYQFMKRLGLRNRAHAVAYAIRLGII; encoded by the coding sequence GTGACAATCCTGCAAAATCACACCGCCGACCACTTCCACAGCTCCACGAGAACGGCCAGCAAGGGTCACAAAGAGCAAGATACAGCAATTGCGACATTTCGCGTAGCCATTCACGCCTCGGACAAACTCATTCGCGAGGGCCTGGCCATCTGGGTACAGCAGGAACCACGAATGTCGGAGAGCGATATCGCCGACGCCGATGTCGTCGCGGTCGCGGAAGACACACCATTGTCCACGCTCGACACGTTGCGCGACCTGCGCTCCAACGCGAGCGGACGCGTCCTTCTCATCAGCGAGTACGAATGGAAGCGGTACATGGCCACGGCAGTCCGGTACGGCGTCCGCGCCGTGCTCTGGCGCGGACGCTTTTCCCGTAAGGCCTTTCTCGAGACGATCCGCACCATCGGAAACGGCGGAGGAGTCCTGCCTCCCGCACTGCAGGGGGCACTGGTGGAAGAGTTCGAGCGCATTCGCGAGCACGTGCTCGCACCCAGAGACCTCACGATGCACGGACTGACCAGCCGGGAGGTCGATGTTCTCCACGGGGTCGCCGACGGCCTGAGCCTCGAGGAGATCGCGCAGAAGCTCGCTTACTCGGAGCGCACCATCAAGAACATCCTCTACCAGTTCATGAAGCGGCTAGGACTCCGCAACCGCGCGCACGCCGTCGCCTACGCGATTCGGCTCGGGATCATCTGA
- a CDS encoding BTAD domain-containing putative transcriptional regulator codes for MPTGATGPLRVELLGPPRAWSGENEVTLGPARQRAVFTVLAMRANRVVSRHELVDALWGESPPASAEGSVYTYVSGLRRALEPQRSRRSTDGLLTSHPAGYTLRLPDESLDVRVFDRLREEGGQRLARGDHQGALEALDGALKLWRGEVLSGVPGPFAELQRQRLSDLRLATAERRAAAALALGSHAEVAAELAELVHEFPLRESLRVLLMTALYRGGRHAEALEVFRDARRVLVEELGIEPGPELSRMHEQVLANDPALDPAPVSKPSPRTALLSVVPAQVARALQRGESRYVGRKAEAAQLGELVSEVLAGRGRSVWIEGEPGIGKSELLTFALADAGRRGCQLAWAVADELSQRFPLQVMTECLGIDAKAPDPRRARLAATLHSESSAEPVDQLLELVDELCATAPLMLVIDDLQWADEASVMVWHRLCAATRQLPLLLVAASRPAPERVELGQLRRAIEARDGVVLRLGPLTEPEIERLLGEVIGAKPGPVLREIASRASGNPMYVRELADALVRDDAVRVVDGVADVPAASVSEAPDSLIAAVARRLDFLSTSTREVLRWGALLGLEFSVTDLAAAAGRRVSELMGTLEEAVGASVLVNAEDHLAFRHPLLRQALYDGIPKALRNALHRQAAETLANIGAPVKQVAEHLVVATAADDRWVVNWLAENNVALSNRAPLIAIELLERVLRTGQVGEPNREVLLAALVKVLFRAGRDPLMQAQQALALATDPYRSAEMRQLVAAMLHRRGETPAAIDTLGNAADDPAVPEIWRARHRSLLANFRRGDLSDLDLTERNAREAYSQALTTGDPYLIAHALQTRWLVDSVRRDHDGALVHIDNALEVVGEDAALSEFRFDLLDNRSFTLQNLDRLDEAETTMRAARKVAAQHLPSSGLQVTEAVHYYWVGRWDDANLELQTLTEDGPAISFYGLREPGPAALLAHGVGALIAARRGDPNMVAYHLDAAEEYTPSTGAERESYDFLLVAQALAAEQRGEQDKSLLILDPILNPSFAPLMLRHQWLPDLVRLAIEFGDLDRAHQALAVCQEEAAAETKRARAFCAAARCQGLLTGDPEPVLDAAQHYREVCRPVELATALEDAALLLARRGMLSDGQRALDEAIKHYAELSARWDIRRAESRLREFGLRPGTTTTFTCPAAGWEALSPEEIRIAALVAEGRSNPEIAALLALPRRVIQGRVASILGKLNAHSRSAIVGEVRERLPTVS; via the coding sequence ATGCCGACCGGCGCAACTGGCCCGCTAAGAGTGGAATTGCTGGGACCGCCGCGCGCGTGGAGCGGGGAAAACGAGGTCACTCTCGGCCCGGCGCGCCAACGTGCCGTGTTCACGGTCTTGGCGATGCGCGCCAACCGGGTCGTGTCACGGCACGAACTCGTCGACGCACTGTGGGGCGAGTCCCCGCCCGCCAGCGCGGAGGGCAGTGTCTACACCTACGTTTCGGGCCTGCGCCGCGCCTTGGAGCCGCAACGCTCGCGCAGGTCGACCGACGGACTTCTCACCTCCCACCCAGCCGGCTATACGTTGCGTCTTCCCGACGAGTCCCTGGACGTCAGAGTCTTCGACCGGCTGCGCGAGGAAGGAGGTCAACGGCTCGCCCGCGGCGACCACCAAGGCGCGCTCGAGGCCTTGGACGGTGCGTTGAAGTTGTGGCGGGGAGAGGTGCTGTCGGGTGTCCCCGGACCCTTCGCCGAGCTTCAGCGCCAACGCCTCTCGGATCTGCGGCTGGCGACCGCCGAGCGCCGGGCAGCCGCGGCGCTGGCCCTGGGAAGCCACGCGGAAGTGGCGGCTGAGCTGGCCGAGCTGGTCCACGAGTTCCCCCTGCGCGAGTCGCTGCGCGTATTGCTGATGACCGCCCTCTACCGCGGTGGAAGGCACGCGGAAGCGTTGGAGGTGTTCCGGGACGCCCGCCGGGTGCTGGTCGAGGAGCTGGGCATCGAACCCGGGCCTGAACTGTCCCGCATGCACGAACAGGTGCTGGCCAACGATCCGGCCCTGGACCCGGCTCCGGTGAGCAAGCCCTCGCCCCGCACCGCACTCCTTTCAGTCGTCCCAGCACAGGTCGCTCGGGCACTTCAGCGCGGGGAGAGCCGGTACGTCGGGCGCAAGGCGGAGGCCGCGCAACTGGGTGAGCTGGTCTCGGAGGTGCTCGCCGGAAGAGGCCGTTCGGTGTGGATCGAAGGCGAACCCGGTATCGGGAAATCGGAGCTGCTCACGTTCGCCCTCGCCGACGCCGGACGCCGCGGGTGTCAGCTCGCGTGGGCCGTGGCCGATGAGCTGAGCCAGCGGTTCCCGTTGCAGGTCATGACCGAATGCCTCGGCATCGATGCCAAAGCTCCCGACCCCAGGCGGGCACGGCTGGCCGCCACCCTGCACAGCGAGAGCTCCGCGGAACCGGTGGACCAGTTGCTGGAACTCGTCGACGAGTTGTGCGCGACCGCGCCGCTGATGCTCGTCATCGATGACCTGCAGTGGGCCGACGAGGCCAGCGTGATGGTGTGGCACCGCCTCTGCGCGGCGACCCGCCAGCTGCCGCTGCTGCTGGTCGCGGCTTCCCGCCCAGCACCCGAACGGGTCGAGCTCGGGCAGCTGCGCCGAGCGATCGAGGCGCGTGACGGCGTGGTCTTACGGCTCGGACCGCTGACCGAACCGGAGATCGAGCGGCTGCTCGGCGAGGTCATCGGCGCCAAGCCGGGGCCTGTGCTGCGGGAGATCGCCAGCCGTGCGTCGGGCAACCCGATGTACGTGCGCGAGCTGGCCGACGCCCTGGTCCGCGACGATGCGGTGCGCGTGGTCGACGGAGTCGCCGACGTTCCCGCGGCGTCGGTCTCCGAAGCCCCCGATTCGCTCATCGCCGCGGTCGCCAGACGACTCGACTTCCTCTCCACATCGACCCGGGAGGTGCTGCGCTGGGGTGCACTGCTCGGCCTTGAGTTCTCTGTGACCGACCTCGCCGCGGCCGCGGGCCGGCGCGTGTCGGAGCTGATGGGCACCTTGGAGGAAGCGGTCGGCGCGAGCGTCCTTGTCAACGCCGAGGACCACCTGGCGTTCCGCCACCCTCTGCTTCGCCAGGCGCTCTACGACGGCATCCCGAAGGCCCTGCGCAATGCCCTGCACCGGCAAGCCGCGGAAACCCTTGCCAACATCGGCGCACCGGTAAAGCAGGTCGCCGAACACCTCGTCGTCGCGACCGCGGCTGACGACCGCTGGGTGGTCAACTGGCTGGCCGAGAACAATGTCGCGTTGTCCAACCGCGCCCCGCTGATCGCCATCGAGCTTCTGGAACGCGTGTTGCGCACCGGCCAGGTCGGTGAACCCAACCGGGAAGTACTGCTGGCGGCGCTCGTGAAGGTGCTCTTCCGGGCGGGCCGCGATCCGTTGATGCAGGCGCAGCAGGCGTTGGCGCTCGCGACGGACCCGTACCGGTCCGCGGAGATGCGGCAACTGGTGGCGGCGATGCTGCACCGCAGAGGTGAGACGCCTGCCGCGATCGACACGCTGGGCAACGCGGCCGACGACCCGGCTGTGCCGGAGATCTGGCGCGCCAGGCACAGGTCGTTGCTCGCGAACTTCCGGCGCGGCGACCTCAGCGATCTCGACTTGACCGAGCGCAACGCCCGCGAGGCGTACTCTCAGGCACTGACCACCGGTGATCCCTACCTCATCGCGCATGCGTTGCAGACCCGGTGGCTGGTGGACTCGGTCCGCCGTGACCACGACGGCGCGCTGGTGCATATCGACAATGCGCTCGAAGTGGTCGGCGAAGACGCCGCTCTCTCCGAGTTCCGGTTCGACCTGCTCGACAACCGATCGTTCACGCTGCAGAACCTCGACCGCCTCGACGAGGCGGAAACAACCATGCGCGCTGCTCGCAAGGTCGCGGCGCAACACCTTCCGTCCAGCGGTCTCCAGGTGACCGAGGCGGTGCACTACTACTGGGTGGGCCGTTGGGACGACGCGAACCTCGAACTGCAGACCCTGACCGAAGACGGGCCGGCGATCTCCTTCTACGGGTTGCGCGAACCCGGTCCCGCGGCACTGCTGGCGCACGGCGTCGGCGCGTTGATCGCGGCACGCCGCGGTGACCCGAACATGGTCGCGTACCATTTGGACGCAGCCGAGGAGTACACGCCGTCCACCGGCGCGGAGCGGGAAAGCTACGACTTCCTGCTCGTCGCCCAGGCATTGGCGGCCGAGCAACGCGGCGAGCAGGACAAGTCCCTGCTCATCCTCGACCCCATCCTGAATCCCAGCTTCGCGCCCCTCATGCTGCGGCACCAATGGTTGCCAGACCTCGTCCGGTTGGCCATCGAGTTCGGCGACCTCGACCGCGCGCACCAGGCCCTGGCGGTGTGTCAGGAGGAAGCGGCTGCGGAAACCAAGCGGGCCCGGGCCTTCTGCGCGGCCGCCCGATGCCAGGGACTCCTCACCGGGGACCCGGAACCGGTTCTGGACGCGGCGCAGCACTATCGGGAAGTGTGCCGTCCGGTCGAACTCGCCACCGCGCTGGAAGATGCCGCACTGCTGTTGGCACGACGAGGCATGCTGAGCGACGGGCAACGTGCGCTCGACGAGGCGATCAAGCATTACGCGGAGCTGTCCGCACGCTGGGACATCCGACGCGCCGAGTCCCGGCTCCGCGAGTTCGGGTTGCGCCCGGGCACCACCACGACCTTCACCTGCCCCGCCGCCGGGTGGGAGGCGCTGTCGCCCGAGGAGATCCGGATCGCGGCCTTGGTCGCCGAAGGACGCTCGAACCCCGAGATCGCGGCGTTGCTGGCTCTGCCACGGCGCGTTATACAAGGCCGCGTAGCCAGCATACTCGGCAAGCTCAACGCCCATTCCCGCAGTGCCATCGTCGGCGAGGTGCGGGAACGGCTCCCGACCGTTTCGTAG
- a CDS encoding GMC family oxidoreductase — translation MTNGWDAIVVGAGSAGAPLACRLAATGRRVLLLEAGPDYRSDQMSEAWRSPNPLRALLAPEAHGSLVWPDLLATRTEKQEAALYWRGRGTGGSSSINGQIAIRPPMEDFEDWVRRGCAGWSPEDVLPYFCRAEDDEEFGDASYHGRGGPTPIHRMPWEDWGSVDTALCTAALSAGHAWAEDVNAPGARGVSPYPINSRGGRRVTVNDGYLEPERGSSTLTIRGDALVDRVLISGGRAVGVRYLAGGTLTEERADLVVLSAGAVHSPAVLMRSGIGPAVELRALGIDVVADLPVGHGLQDHPLVGVAIPLNEESALRTPDDRHTNVCVRYTSDHPDARPHDMMLVSLNQNVLSMECADVRFGAGAFGVWVNQTWSRGSVTLTSRDPRVQPEVREAMLSDERDLARLRAGIRALVDMARGEEVSAISDGSFERVNATLFSVLDDDAELDDHLLATAADAQHATSTCRMGDPNHAATVVDPQCRVLGVDGLRVADASIFPSVPRANTNLTTIMVGELVADRLDRA, via the coding sequence ATGACGAACGGCTGGGACGCGATCGTAGTCGGTGCGGGGTCCGCCGGGGCACCGTTGGCGTGCCGACTCGCCGCGACCGGCCGACGGGTTCTACTCCTGGAGGCGGGTCCAGATTACCGCTCCGACCAGATGTCCGAGGCGTGGCGCTCGCCGAACCCCCTCCGTGCGCTGCTGGCCCCGGAAGCGCACGGGTCCTTGGTGTGGCCGGACCTGCTGGCGACCAGGACCGAAAAGCAGGAGGCCGCCTTGTACTGGCGCGGCCGCGGCACCGGCGGTAGCAGCTCGATCAACGGACAGATCGCGATCAGACCGCCGATGGAGGACTTCGAGGATTGGGTCCGACGGGGATGTGCAGGCTGGTCACCGGAAGACGTGCTGCCCTACTTCTGCCGTGCCGAGGACGACGAGGAGTTCGGCGACGCCTCCTACCACGGCAGGGGCGGGCCGACACCGATCCACCGAATGCCATGGGAGGACTGGGGCTCCGTGGACACCGCCCTGTGCACCGCCGCGCTCTCCGCCGGCCACGCCTGGGCCGAGGATGTCAACGCGCCGGGTGCGCGGGGAGTCTCCCCGTACCCGATCAACTCCCGTGGCGGCCGCAGGGTCACGGTCAACGACGGCTACCTGGAACCCGAGCGAGGATCCTCGACGCTGACCATCCGCGGCGACGCCCTCGTCGACAGGGTCTTGATCAGCGGTGGCCGGGCGGTGGGGGTGCGCTACCTCGCCGGCGGCACCCTGACCGAGGAGCGGGCGGACCTCGTCGTGCTCAGCGCCGGGGCCGTGCACTCCCCGGCGGTGCTGATGCGTTCGGGCATCGGTCCGGCCGTAGAGCTGCGTGCACTGGGCATCGACGTCGTCGCGGACCTGCCGGTCGGACACGGCCTGCAGGACCATCCCCTGGTGGGTGTGGCGATCCCGCTCAACGAGGAGTCGGCACTCCGCACGCCCGACGACCGGCACACCAACGTCTGCGTCCGCTACACCAGCGACCATCCCGATGCCCGGCCGCACGACATGATGCTCGTGTCGCTCAACCAGAACGTGCTGTCGATGGAATGCGCCGACGTGCGCTTCGGCGCCGGCGCGTTCGGGGTGTGGGTCAACCAGACGTGGTCGCGCGGATCTGTCACCCTGACCTCGCGCGACCCGCGCGTGCAGCCTGAAGTCCGCGAGGCCATGCTCTCCGACGAACGGGACCTCGCCCGGCTACGCGCGGGCATCCGGGCGCTGGTCGACATGGCCCGAGGCGAAGAGGTGTCGGCGATCTCGGACGGTTCGTTCGAACGCGTCAACGCCACCTTGTTTTCCGTGCTCGACGACGACGCCGAGCTCGACGACCACCTGCTGGCCACCGCGGCCGACGCGCAGCACGCGACCAGCACCTGCCGCATGGGAGACCCGAACCACGCCGCCACCGTGGTCGACCCGCAATGCCGGGTCCTCGGCGTCGACGGGCTCCGCGTCGCCGACGCTTCGATCTTCCCGTCCGTACCGAGGGCCAACACCAACCTCACCACGATCATGGTCGGCGAGCTGGTGGCCGACCGCCTGGACCGCGCGTGA
- a CDS encoding GbsR/MarR family transcriptional regulator has product MSDDSPRSSRAELLIDDFATVIGQAMGWPPTAGRMAAVLLLSDQPMTVQQLQDELEASVGTVSELTRLLITNGVVARSKPAGARHFVYEWRPDAWVGCLGHMVRQAEQLRELSYRAEHLGADLPALQQRRLQDMVGYYDLLVARLRSALEEYNASL; this is encoded by the coding sequence GTGTCCGACGACAGTCCCCGGTCTAGCAGGGCCGAACTCTTGATTGATGACTTCGCCACAGTCATCGGCCAGGCGATGGGCTGGCCTCCGACGGCAGGCCGGATGGCGGCCGTGTTGCTGCTGAGCGACCAGCCGATGACCGTCCAACAACTGCAGGACGAACTCGAGGCCAGTGTCGGGACCGTCTCGGAGCTGACCCGGCTGTTGATCACCAACGGCGTGGTCGCGCGTTCCAAACCGGCGGGAGCCCGTCATTTCGTGTATGAATGGCGCCCGGATGCGTGGGTGGGATGTCTCGGGCACATGGTGCGGCAGGCGGAACAACTCCGTGAACTGTCTTATCGCGCCGAGCATCTCGGGGCGGACCTCCCGGCGCTCCAGCAGCGTCGGCTACAGGACATGGTCGGCTATTACGACCTGTTGGTCGCGCGACTGCGCTCAGCGCTCGAGGAATACAACGCGTCTCTCTGA